A single region of the Lysinibacillus sp. B2A1 genome encodes:
- a CDS encoding HlyD family secretion protein, with product MRFIKSRPWTSLSMIVLAILIGVNAYFVFKDDSKVARSYFIDEFQRATIGDRVETIKKDAIVAPAQTYTISADAKSLSAIDVKRGQEVRVSDILATYKTEEVDDELTKLEAERDAYDTELSDLESALAQIESEYGEQSDPKSSIDTDQISDKLNVTVKLELGQQSSPSSAVAILNRHIAEATRQVALMDAQIAQIQARQGVISPVDGVISNIIEEAGAVTFEIYSLEKSMLSYLSEDEWQKVKDGQTVNFDLQHYKDDLSGIVLQKQLIATNNESHWANELAKSVKLPQPSSYEVILQQDNVLDNIPFSTVGQASIIVNEAFDAYKINSTWVKSTKKGQQSVYTIGEDGKIRLEDIDVAFKTADATMFTGYMDAGTPMIDNEKRNILARTFRSMPVKRIEWQQFKEISWKEYVRYIVF from the coding sequence ATGCGCTTTATTAAATCCAGACCTTGGACAAGTTTGAGTATGATTGTGCTAGCGATACTAATTGGCGTAAATGCTTATTTTGTATTTAAAGATGACAGTAAGGTTGCTCGCTCCTATTTTATCGATGAATTCCAAAGAGCTACCATTGGTGATCGTGTAGAAACAATTAAAAAAGATGCAATAGTTGCTCCGGCACAAACATATACCATCTCAGCAGATGCAAAAAGTCTTTCTGCAATTGATGTAAAACGTGGCCAGGAAGTTCGTGTCAGCGATATATTAGCTACCTATAAAACAGAAGAAGTAGACGATGAATTAACAAAGCTTGAGGCTGAACGCGATGCTTATGATACGGAATTAAGTGATTTAGAGTCAGCTTTAGCACAGATAGAATCGGAATATGGTGAGCAAAGTGATCCTAAAAGCTCTATCGATACAGATCAAATTAGTGATAAGTTAAATGTCACGGTTAAATTAGAATTAGGTCAGCAAAGTTCTCCTTCCTCTGCAGTGGCGATTTTAAACCGCCATATTGCAGAGGCAACTAGACAAGTAGCATTAATGGATGCACAAATAGCCCAAATTCAGGCACGTCAAGGCGTTATCAGCCCAGTTGACGGTGTTATCTCAAACATAATAGAAGAAGCTGGCGCAGTCACATTTGAAATTTATTCATTAGAAAAATCTATGCTTTCCTATTTATCTGAGGATGAATGGCAAAAGGTAAAAGATGGACAAACAGTTAATTTTGACTTGCAGCATTATAAGGATGATTTATCTGGCATTGTGCTTCAAAAACAACTGATAGCGACTAATAATGAATCGCATTGGGCAAATGAATTAGCTAAATCAGTAAAGCTGCCACAGCCTTCAAGCTATGAGGTCATATTGCAGCAGGACAATGTTCTAGACAACATTCCATTCTCTACAGTTGGTCAGGCTTCCATTATCGTGAATGAAGCCTTCGATGCTTATAAAATTAATTCTACATGGGTAAAGTCCACAAAGAAGGGCCAACAGAGTGTTTATACTATTGGTGAGGATGGGAAGATTCGTCTGGAGGATATAGACGTTGCCTTCAAAACCGCAGATGCTACAATGTTTACTGGCTATATGGATGCTGGGACACCGATGATTGATAATGAAAAACGCAATATCTTAGCTCGTACCTTCCGTTCCATGCCAGTAAAAAGGATTGAATGGCAACAATTTAAAGAAATAAGTTGGAAAGAATATGTAAGATATATTGTCTTTTAA